Proteins from a single region of Xiphias gladius isolate SHS-SW01 ecotype Sanya breed wild chromosome 2, ASM1685928v1, whole genome shotgun sequence:
- the LOC120803492 gene encoding uncharacterized protein LOC120803492 isoform X1, whose translation MGNGPLSGLFKTDSTLSEQVSGRTFLAKRIRSGITYYYTPFPEAGERTLCPAKDSQTSTALCPISSPSPSALPLSVDPSAHPSSSQNQSDSASTSRPLLLFFAWLGARPAAVAKYRDLYLDRGMDVLLVQSGVMHFLWPRWGLDYGLEVLKILEEPQFSGRAVLVHASSIGGYTFTQILTHISQGPKKYAGLTQRVIGHIYDSLVAGSLEHMAIGLGKTLVPRFEGFVKSTAMLYFWLFKTHTADFYDSSIQVFHNNPITAPALFFFSENDALCNPAVMEQLIERWRKTGMAVESRKWKESKHAAHMRCHPQDYLSTLEKFLESLPISSRKAKMETVRESNWAQF comes from the exons ATGGGGAACGGACCGCTCTCCGG TCTCTTCAAGACTGACTCAACCCTGTCGGAACAAGTCAGTGGAAGGACGTTCTTGGCCAAGAGGATCAGGAGCGGAATAACTTATTATTATACTCCATTCCCAGAGGCAGGGGAGCGGACATTATGTCCTGCCAAAGACTCTCAAACCTCCACAGCTCTTTGCCCCATTTCATCACCGTCACCCTCAGCTCTGCCCCTCAGCGTCGACCCCTCTGCACATCCTTCCTCCTCCCAAAACCAATCAGATTCTGCCTCCACTTCCCGTCCGCTTCTTCTTTTCTTCGCCTGGCTCGGTGCCCGGCCAGCGGCGGTGGCCAAGTACAGGGACCTTTACCTGGACCGCGGCATGGATGTCCTCCTGGTCCAGAGCGGTGTAATGCACTTCCTGTGGCCTCGATGGGGGCTCGACTACGGACTGGAAGTTTTGAAGATTCTGGAGGAGCCTCAGTTCTCAGGGAGGGCGGTGCTGGTCCATGCCTCTTCCATCGGAGGTTACACCTTCACCCAGATACTCACCCATATCTCTCAGGGACCGAAAAAATATGCGGGCCTGACCCAGAGGGTGATAGGGCACATCTATGATAGCTTGGTGGCTGGCAGTCTGGAGCACATGGCGATAG GCCTCGGTAAGACTCTGGTGCCACGTTTCGAGGGCTTTGTGAAAAGCACGGCCATGCTCTACTTCTGGCTCTTCAAAACCCACACGGCCGACTTCTACGACAGCAGCATCCAGGTTTTCCACAACAACCCAATCACCGCACCAgccctcttcttcttcagtgaGAACGATGCCCTTTGCAACCCGGCCGTCATGGAGCAGTTGATTGAGCGCTGGCGGAAGACGGGCATGGCCGTGGAGAGCAGGAAGTGGAAGGAGTCGAAACACGCGGCACACATGCGATGCCACCCACAAGACTATCTCTCTACGCTGGAGAAATTCCTGGAGTCACTGCCCATTTCCTCCCGCAAAGCAAAAATGGAAACTGTTAGGGAGTCTAATTGGGCCCAATTTTGA
- the LOC120803492 gene encoding uncharacterized protein LOC120803492 isoform X2: MSLFKTDSTLSEQVSGRTFLAKRIRSGITYYYTPFPEAGERTLCPAKDSQTSTALCPISSPSPSALPLSVDPSAHPSSSQNQSDSASTSRPLLLFFAWLGARPAAVAKYRDLYLDRGMDVLLVQSGVMHFLWPRWGLDYGLEVLKILEEPQFSGRAVLVHASSIGGYTFTQILTHISQGPKKYAGLTQRVIGHIYDSLVAGSLEHMAIGLGKTLVPRFEGFVKSTAMLYFWLFKTHTADFYDSSIQVFHNNPITAPALFFFSENDALCNPAVMEQLIERWRKTGMAVESRKWKESKHAAHMRCHPQDYLSTLEKFLESLPISSRKAKMETVRESNWAQF; encoded by the exons ATGAG TCTCTTCAAGACTGACTCAACCCTGTCGGAACAAGTCAGTGGAAGGACGTTCTTGGCCAAGAGGATCAGGAGCGGAATAACTTATTATTATACTCCATTCCCAGAGGCAGGGGAGCGGACATTATGTCCTGCCAAAGACTCTCAAACCTCCACAGCTCTTTGCCCCATTTCATCACCGTCACCCTCAGCTCTGCCCCTCAGCGTCGACCCCTCTGCACATCCTTCCTCCTCCCAAAACCAATCAGATTCTGCCTCCACTTCCCGTCCGCTTCTTCTTTTCTTCGCCTGGCTCGGTGCCCGGCCAGCGGCGGTGGCCAAGTACAGGGACCTTTACCTGGACCGCGGCATGGATGTCCTCCTGGTCCAGAGCGGTGTAATGCACTTCCTGTGGCCTCGATGGGGGCTCGACTACGGACTGGAAGTTTTGAAGATTCTGGAGGAGCCTCAGTTCTCAGGGAGGGCGGTGCTGGTCCATGCCTCTTCCATCGGAGGTTACACCTTCACCCAGATACTCACCCATATCTCTCAGGGACCGAAAAAATATGCGGGCCTGACCCAGAGGGTGATAGGGCACATCTATGATAGCTTGGTGGCTGGCAGTCTGGAGCACATGGCGATAG GCCTCGGTAAGACTCTGGTGCCACGTTTCGAGGGCTTTGTGAAAAGCACGGCCATGCTCTACTTCTGGCTCTTCAAAACCCACACGGCCGACTTCTACGACAGCAGCATCCAGGTTTTCCACAACAACCCAATCACCGCACCAgccctcttcttcttcagtgaGAACGATGCCCTTTGCAACCCGGCCGTCATGGAGCAGTTGATTGAGCGCTGGCGGAAGACGGGCATGGCCGTGGAGAGCAGGAAGTGGAAGGAGTCGAAACACGCGGCACACATGCGATGCCACCCACAAGACTATCTCTCTACGCTGGAGAAATTCCTGGAGTCACTGCCCATTTCCTCCCGCAAAGCAAAAATGGAAACTGTTAGGGAGTCTAATTGGGCCCAATTTTGA
- the lepb gene encoding leptin b — protein sequence MHVLLALLYVFLVAAPACASLPTKGDSIRNTIHNIINIAQITLVHIKKLRTKLPVAPQIEVTNPSIAGLTSISHGLGILDNQLQSPFTELFGQIQADVSSLEGRVRSLALTMDCPVQARPSGETSDDLYPDSHLYLTLTKVQRYLEKLLLNRDKLKVC from the exons aTGCACGTCCTTCTGGCCCTCCTCTATGTCTTTCTTGTGGCAGCGCCTGCTTGTGCAAGTCTTCCCACAAAGGGGGACTCCATCAGAAACACCATACACAACATTATAAACATTGCTCAGATAACCCTGGTCCACATTAAGAAACTAAGGACAAAG TTGCCGGTAGCTCCACAGATAGAAGTGACCAATCCTTCGATTGCGGGACTAACGAGCATCAGCCATGGCCTTGGAATCTTGGATAACCAGCTGCAGAGCCCTTTCACGGAGCTCTTTGGCCAGATCCAGGCTGATGTCTCCAGCTTGGAGGGAAGGGTGCGCTCCCTCGCCCTGACGATGGACTGCCCCGTCCAGGCCAGGCCCAGTGGAGAGACCAGTGACGATTTGTACCCGGACAGTCACCTTTACCTGACTCTGACGAAGGTGCAGCGCTACCTGGAGAAGTTGCTTCTCAACAGGGACAAACTAAAGGTCTGCTGA